From one bacterium genomic stretch:
- a CDS encoding SHOCT domain-containing protein translates to MWKRIVIYNLSVLLLSGCASEISILSKEYNQPTIAQEIIELKKLVDAGTITKEEYEKKKNELLALDKDREEKIETKEKPIK, encoded by the coding sequence ATGTGGAAGAGAATAGTTATTTATAATTTATCTGTGTTATTACTATCTGGATGTGCAAGTGAGATTTCTATTCTGTCGAAGGAATATAATCAACCTACTATTGCCCAGGAAATTATAGAATTAAAAAAATTAGTAGATGCAGGAACAATTACTAAAGAAGAGTATGAGAAGAAAAAGAATGAATTACTTGCTTTAGACAAGGATAGAGAAGAGAAAATAGAGACG
- a CDS encoding aspartyl protease family protein, with product MRIVKEIEIEGRKVNALFDTGSVHTYIIRDFLEGVPIRLLSEPYKVALGGRVIEVKEYCAVEGKMEGYAFDTKVVPIDNLGRVDGKEIDALIGALTMEEWEISVSPKDGALDLSGLKRREFTEF from the coding sequence ATGAGAATTGTAAAAGAGATAGAAATAGAAGGGAGAAAGGTAAATGCACTATTTGATACAGGTTCTGTGCATACCTATATTATCAGAGACTTCTTAGAAGGTGTTCCTATTCGTCTGCTATCTGAACCTTATAAAGTAGCATTAGGAGGGAGAGTAATAGAGGTAAAGGAATACTGTGCTGTGGAAGGCAAGATGGAAGGATATGCTTTCGATACAAAGGTAGTTCCAATTGATAACTTAGGAAGAGTGGATGGAAAAGAAATTGATGCACTTATCGGTGCCTTAACTATGGAAGAATGGGAAATAAGCGTGAGCCCGAAAGATGGCGCACTTGATTTATCGGGGCTTAAAAGGAGAGAGTTTACTGAATTTTAG